accctaaaccctaaaccctaaaccctaaaccctaaaccctaaaccctaaaccctaaaccctaaaccctaaaccctaaaccctaaaccctaaaccctaaaccctaaaccctaaaccctaaaccctaaaccctaaaccctaaaccctaaaccctaaaccctaaaccctaaaccctaaaccctaaaccctaaaccctaaaccctaaaccctaaaccctaaaccctaaaccctaaaccctaaaccctaaaccctaaaccctaaaccctaaaccctaaaccctaaaccctaaaccctaaaccctaaatCATTAGGGTTTATGAATCCTGAACCCTATAGCATACCCTCAACAAACCCTGGGAATATCCGGAGTCCCcaggccgcgcgcgctgcgatATGAAACTTGTCATTCCCACACAGGCTCGTCCGGACCACAACAAGATGCATAACGTTATTTCATTCGTCGATGCGTCTTGTCTcgctcgccgtgctcgcgctcgcgcttctcGTCGCGCCTGCCACGTGCGACAAGGACAAGTCCGCGTGGACGTGCGAGTCCGACGGGTTCTGGCACGAGAACGGCGTCAAGAGCCAGTACACCTGCTCCGAGTCCGGTTCCAAGGCTGACGACGGTTCGAAGGGCGAGAGCCCGAGTCCATCTTCCAAGGGAgacgagaaggaggacggCGGTAAGGAGGATGCCGCGACCGTGTGCCCCGGTGACGGCAACGACGCGGGCTTCGACGCTTTCCCCACCGTGACGCGCACGTGCGTGAAAGGTccgccgaacgacgcgacgcggtgtTGGTGGACGTATAGACCGCCGACGTCGCAGACGGGCCGAATTCCGCTCGTGGTCGACATgcacggcggaggcggttgcgcgtcgcaccgcgcgcggtggtccgGCTTCAAAGCGTTGGCGGACGCAAAACTGTTTGCGGTGGCGTGGCCCGCGGGCTACGCGAACGAGTGGGGGACGTGCGGCTCGGATTGTGAGGGCGtcagggcggcgagcggtgGCAAGAACATCCGCGACACGGATGACATCACCTTCCTCACGGCACTCATCGCTTTCGAGGCCGCTCGCCCGATGGACGgcagctcgccgcccgttgacgcgacgcgggtgtACCTCACGGGGTTCAGCATGGGATGTATGATGGCGCACAGGTTCGCGATGGAGAGGTCGGACCTGACGGCGGGGTTCGGGTgtcacggcggcgacctgaTCGGCGCCGGAGCCGACTTGAACGCGCAAAAGGCGAGGTTTTCGATCaagcccaccgccgcgttcatgACGGGCGGATCCTCGGACGCCTGGTTCTCACCGAGCGCCTTCGTGACATGGCGGACGTGGAACGGGTGCGATGCGGGGGATGCGAACGTCGCATCCACGAACGTCACGTCACCGCGAGTCGGGAACAtccaacgcggcgccggctgcGACGCCCCCACGGCTCGGTACGTCGTGTTCGACGCGGGCCACACGGAGGATGAcgccatggccgcggcgacgtgggacTTCGTGGCGGCCTCCACGCGAccgggcgcgaacgccgcgatcgcTGAGGTGACAGTCCCGGTGGAGCGGGCTCCCGTGACCAGTGCCGGgtcgagggtgccggcgggcgtcgccgcgctcgcgacggcggcggtgtttTTTCTTTCATTCAGTGAGGAACACTCATTTCAATAGTCTAGCTGCGTACGTCTCTCCGCTGCACGCGCTCAACCCAAGCCCCAAAAGAGGATCGACGCAAGCAGCGACGTGAAAAAACCTACGCGCGCCTTCTCGCTGACTTTACCATCCGACGTGACGACCTCGAGCGGGGAGCGTCCGTCGATTAAAAACAAACCGCCCCTCCGAGGCGATGTGCTGATGTCTTCGATGTCACCCGAATCCGTCACTGCGGTGCCCTTCCTTTCGGGGTGATAGTAAGCCTGCACGGTCGAAGTGGCGGCTTGAAGGTTCTTCACATCGTGCATTTTCGTGGCCTGGAATATCACGCATGCCTCCGACGAATCCGTGTTCTCCAGGTAGAAGACAACTTttcggtcgtcggcgtcgactctGTTGACATAACCCTTGCCCTCAACGCGTATATCAGCCAACGAGTCTTCGTCCGGCGCAAACCCTGTGAAGAGTCCGACATCGAGGAGTACCATGCCGAGAGGGACGCCGGGCCTTATTCTCTTCACGCACGCATTCACCTCAGtagccctcgcgtcgtcggcgctgaCTGTTTctgcctcgccgccaccgccgccgcccccatCGTTTGATCCAAACAGGTTGCCGAGCAGGCTcctcccccgtcgccttcttcgcgtcgcAGCCTCAGTGACCGCTGTTGCCTTGGCACgtacgacgagctcgaatTCAGGAGGGTTCGGGTCAGTCTCGAGGTTGTAAGTGACTTCCAGCTGCAtcaacgcgacgccgcttcCCTCAACAGTGGCGAGCACCTCTgtcgcgccgtgcgcgtcgaagcgctGCATGAGATCGAAGGATGACTCGTCGATGGTGATAGTCCCAGGCGAAAAATTCCCAACTGTCGCGGGTGTCACCGAAAGGGAGGCGACATCTGAGAACGTCGCAGCGGCGTACGCtccgagcgcctcgagcgcaaCCACGGTGTCCTGCGTCGACTGGAAACCGCCTCTCGCGTTTCTCCTCATGAGCAGCCATCTCGCACCGGAATAGGCGCCCGAGGTGTCGCCAGCACCCACCAGAGCGAGCACGGCATACGCAGTCGCTTCCACCTCAGTACTAGTCTCGGCGCCGTAGGGAATGACACGAGCATCTGCAACAGGAGAAgagaccaccgcgccggatGAACCCCAGTGTTTTGTGCCGTCAGTATCCGCCGTGGCCATTTCAAGCAACTTGGCCCTCGCACGCGTGGCGAGATCGCACCCTTTCCCAATTTTGGCGCACGCCCGTGTCAAGGCGTGCGCGGAGATAGCGGCGACGTATGACGAACCACCGAAACCGGAATCAATGGACCCCTCCAAGAAAGAGATGGTCTGATCGACGTTCCCGGCTGATCGACCAGCTTCGACCATCGCCAACAGGCAGTAAGCGGCGAGACCAGGGCCCTCGCCTGCCCCGCCAGACATCTCCGAGTGCACCGGCGGGCTCGGATCCTTGAATGAACCATCGCTGCTTTGCTTCGACGCGATAAACtcagccgcggaggagagaACCGATGGGTCCGTTGCGAGGTTTCCCACCTCAGCAGCTTGTGAAAACACACGAACCACGAACGCGGTGAGCCAGAGCGAACCGTCCGAGCCGGAACCTTCTCCAAACGCCGAGAACGCTCCGTTGGAGTGCCTGTACTGGAGTTCGCGCTGGTAACCCATGGCGATGTTGTCCTCTGCGCGCTGCTTCAATTCGGATGTGAGCCTGCGGGCTGCGTTGAGGTACGAGATGGCAGCAACGTTTGGCGCCATGGTGATCATGTTCTGCTCGCCGCACCCATATGGAACCTGAACCAGCCGGTCCAGACCGTTCACCGAAGGACCCATGAGGTCCCCTACCACGGCAAACGTAGACCGCACGCTGCCCTCCACCACCCCTGCGGAGGGGAGCAGAGATGACAGGGTGACACtttccacggcgccgcccgaaGGTCGGTTGACCACGGCGTTAGCCGTGGCCTCGCGCGGAAAGCCCTCGGGCTCGATCCTCACCGAGCGCTTCACCGCATCCGCGTGGCCCACATCCGCAGACGTTCGGCCTGAGATTTGGACGTCAACATCACCAAGTTTCTTAGGACGGATGGTAAATGCGGCGGTTCCTGtggccttcgcggcgactgAGACGACAGAGTTAGGCCCGCCGCTGGATACCACATCAAAGTCGGGGCTGGACGCAATCTCCACGGTCACGTCGAGCGCTCTCTCTAGATAGTTGAACACCCCGACGCGCACAACAAGATCCTCACCCCTTATCGCGGAATACGGAAGGTTGGGAGAGACGAAGAAGGGCTTGAACACCTTGAGCTGCGAAGAAGCGGCGGACTCGTCCGCAACAGCGAGCCCATCCGTCGGGTGTGTCGAAAACGCCGCAAATTGCCAGGTCGTCATGCTGTCCGGGGCCACCAAATCAGGCAGGGTAGCAAGTCCCGTTCCCGCATCTGTGTCAACGTCGACCCAAACCCATGTTTCCGGGAAGAAAGAGCGCACACGTGTAACAGCAGTCAGGCCATCCCCTTTGTTGCCAGCCTTTGACGATACGCCAGACATCACTGCTGGCGCGTCCATAGCCATGGCCTCCTCCATCGCAAACATgacatctccgccgcggggcatCATCCCTCCTCCTGTCGCGGTGCACTTTGACGTTTTCATTTTCGTCACCATGGCGATCGTGTTCGAATCGATGTCGGCTGGGGGATAACAAGAGGAGCCACCACCAaaaacggcggcggcagatTTTGTCGGTGAAGTTGCGGCAATGACGCGATCCTTCGTGAGCGCGCTCGATATTCCTCCCGCCTGTATCGCCACAGCCGTATCGTACGCGAGCACGTACACCTTCGACCCTAccgccgtcgcacgcgtctcTAAGGTCACTTTCGCGCCTGGACGAACCTCCGCTGAACTCAGCGACACAGTGAGATTCTGCGGAAACGCATGTGCGCTTGCTGGTGATACCTCAAAGCTCTTAGCGCAGGCCACGACGTTGGTATCTTCTGTGTCCGTTCCATCCCAAGGTGAATACACCAGTAGGACCGAACTGGGTTTCATAGACTCTGTCACCTGGAACAGCACGTCGGTATTCTGAGCCGCCAATCCTGTCGCGACCACGCCCTTGGACTCGGAGAGAACCGCCCAAGTAAACTTACTCGAGCTCGGTGtgaacgtcgacgcgatgcgaAATTTGACACTCTGGCCGACCGAGACGGGGTCGGAAGGCACGCCAGATGTAGTGACGTAGTCGCCGAACGAGGTTGTGGAGGCGACTCGACCGGACCACGACACCGTCGGGACAAGGCTGTCAGCGGATGATACCGTGTCAAACGAGACCACCGACGCAGCCATCGACTTTGACGAGGTTGCCATGGCGTCGTTGCTCACCTCGACCGACGTAATGCAGCACGACTCCGAACGGTATGAGGTTAAATCATTCTCCCAACAGCAACGCGGGTCCTGCGCGGGCACGTTCACAGTAAACTTTCCCACAGCTCTCTTGCCATCGCTCGCCTGCTTCGTCGTCACCTGGTAAACGACTGTGGACTTGTCGCTCCAGTCCATCTTGTACGTGGTCACCTTCATCGGAAACGTGGACTCGAACGGCTTTCCGTCGTGTGTTGACGCCTCGAGCGTGAGCTCTATGGGCAGACCCGGCTTGATCGCGTTGCTCATCCCAGAGGAGGAAATCAAGTTCAGGTCATACGCGTTGTACTTGGGCGCGACTGCGATGCTCCCATTCTGCACACGGCCAGTCGCGGCATCCCTCACTGtggcctcgacgacgagctccggcGCGTTTGAGCCCCAACCCCAGCCAAAGTTGATATTCGCGGCGGAAACGTCCAAAGAGAACCTCGCGGAACCGTCTACGATGGGCTGCGATTTCTTCTCAGCAATGAGACGGTACTCGGTGCCAGACGGAcgttcgcgtccatcggGCTCCGGCATCGCCATGATGGCATCGCCAAATCCGATattcgcgccctcgcgctgccATACCGTAACGTCATACGTGCCCGACATGTCCTCGCCGTACGTATACTTCGCTTTGACCTCTCCCTCAATCTTCGCCTGCCCTCGGAACACCGCGGTTGAGTCGGGGTTGATCTCGACATGAAAGGACGGAAGCACGTATCGGTCCAGGGTGAATGACCCATATCCCGAGACGGTCCCAtctccgtccccgtccgtcgcgctggcCTCGACTGTATATTTTCCCAGCGGCGGCTCGACGCTGGTgggcatcctcgccgtcaccaccccgctcgcgtcggcgtcgagctcgcgacgaaACACGATGAAATCGCTCGGGTCCTTCACCGTCAGCGTCACCTTGGCGGACCTGGGCTTGAGCCCTTTTGACGTGAGCGACAACACCCGCACCTGGACCGTCTGACCAGGTTTGTACACGGGCTTGTCCGTCTCGATGATGAGGGCGGATACGTCCATGTTCTCGGCCTTTATCAGCGTCACCGCGTGTGTCGCGaaggccgtcgccggggctgACGTTTTGTAGATCTTGATGCGAGCCGACCCGGGCGGAGCGCTGGATGGCACGGCCAGCTGCACCgtctgcgcgtcgccggagcccggcggcgcggtcacCGATGCGATAACTTTATCCGCCGAGTCCATCAGGTCGGCTTTCAATCCCCCGGCCGTGGCCGCGCCATTCACGAGGAGACCCACCGTCGCCCCGACAGTTATTTTCGCGGGAGCCAGGACGAGCGGCTGaaccgcgccgaccgcgggcgcgagtgCGAATATCGCCGTCGCAAACACGACCACAAGCGTCTTCCATGAACCTGTCATCGTTCCTCGCATGTTGACGGCTGGGATTATCACCAGAACCCGCCTTGCAGGAGCGCCCCACGTTGTGGTCGCCTCGAGAATGCCTATTTTGCCTTTTCGTGGCTGGCCTGACCAATCACCGCAAGGCTGCCAGGCGTCCCGCTGGCAGCAGGCAGGCTGGCAGGGTCAGACGGGATCTGCGCTCTGGGGCGAAAAGAACCTTTGAACTGTTTTATTCGGGTGTTCGGGAGAGCGAGCTGCATTCCGGTGCACACGGCGCAGCtcaacgcgccgacgccgaaggGCGCCAGTCTTTGTGAGTCCTTGATATCGCGCCTTCTGCGCGCGCAGATGGGCGACCTCTGATCGAACCCTCCTGACGTGTCCAAGCGTTGCAGGCGGCGAAAATTCAACAAGCAGGCGCAATTTTTGCAGTGACCGCCGACTTCTCCACGCGTTTTGGGTAACAAGGCCCCCATGGAAgccgcgcgccgggccgcatcggcgatg
This DNA window, taken from Micromonas commoda chromosome 2, complete sequence, encodes the following:
- the LPQC gene encoding depolymerase (contains LpqC domain in entirety, these are poly(3-hydroxybutyrate) depolymerases [Secondary metabolites biosynthesis, transport, and catabolism]), with amino-acid sequence MRLVSLAVLALALLVAPATCDKDKSAWTCESDGFWHENGVKSQYTCSESGSKADDGSKGESPSPSSKGDEKEDGGKEDAATVCPGDGNDAGFDAFPTVTRTCVKGPPNDATRCWWTYRPPTSQTGRIPLVVDMHGGGGCASHRARWSGFKALADAKLFAVAWPAGYANEWGTCGSDCEGVRAASGGKNIRDTDDITFLTALIAFEAARPMDGSSPPVDATRVYLTGFSMGCMMAHRFAMERSDLTAGFGCHGGDLIGAGADLNAQKARFSIKPTAAFMTGGSSDAWFSPSAFVTWRTWNGCDAGDANVASTNVTSPRVGNIQRGAGCDAPTARYVVFDAGHTEDDAMAAATWDFVAASTRPGANAAIAEVTVPVERAPVTSAGSRVPAGVAALATAAVFFLSFSEEHSFQ
- the A2M gene encoding alpha-2 macroglobulin family-like protein (This protein contains A2M_N, A2M_N_2, A2M, A2M_2 and A2M_recep domains. These domains, include expected N term and C term domains of the alpha-2 macroglobulin family): MTGSWKTLVVVFATAIFALAPAVGAVQPLVLAPAKITVGATVGLLVNGAATAGGLKADLMDSADKVIASVTAPPGSGDAQTVQLAVPSSAPPGSARIKIYKTSAPATAFATHAVTLIKAENMDVSALIIETDKPVYKPGQTVQVRVLSLTSKGLKPRSAKVTLTVKDPSDFIVFRRELDADASGVVTARMPTSVEPPLGKYTVEASATDGDGDGTVSGYGSFTLDRYVLPSFHVEINPDSTAVFRGQAKIEGEVKAKYTYGEDMSGTYDVTVWQREGANIGFGDAIMAMPEPDGRERPSGTEYRLIAEKKSQPIVDGSARFSLDVSAANINFGWGWGSNAPELVVEATVRDAATGRVQNGSIAVAPKYNAYDLNLISSSGMSNAIKPGLPIELTLEASTHDGKPFESTFPMKVTTYKMDWSDKSTVVYQVTTKQASDGKRAVGKFTVNVPAQDPRCCWENDLTSYRSESCCITSVEVSNDAMATSSKSMAASVVSFDTVSSADSLVPTVSWSGRVASTTSFGDYVTTSGVPSDPVSVGQSVKFRIASTFTPSSSKFTWAVLSESKGVVATGLAAQNTDVLFQVTESMKPSSVLLVYSPWDGTDTEDTNVVACAKSFEVSPASAHAFPQNLTVSLSSAEVRPGAKVTLETRATAVGSKVYVLAYDTAVAIQAGGISSALTKDRVIAATSPTKSAAAVFGGGSSCYPPADIDSNTIAMVTKMKTSKCTATGGGMMPRGGDVMFAMEEAMAMDAPAVMSGVSSKAGNKGDGLTAVTRVRSFFPETWVWVDVDTDAGTGLATLPDLVAPDSMTTWQFAAFSTHPTDGLAVADESAASSQLKVFKPFFVSPNLPYSAIRGEDLVVRVGVFNYLERALDVTVEIASSPDFDVVSSGGPNSVVSVAAKATGTAAFTIRPKKLGDVDVQISGRTSADVGHADAVKRSVRIEPEGFPREATANAVVNRPSGGAVESVTLSSLLPSAGVVEGSVRSTFAVVGDLMGPSVNGLDRLVQVPYGCGEQNMITMAPNVAAISYLNAARRLTSELKQRAEDNIAMGYQRELQYRHSNGAFSAFGEGSGSDGSLWLTAFVVRVFSQAAEVGNLATDPSVLSSAAEFIASKQSSDGSFKDPSPPVHSEMSGGAGEGPGLAAYCLLAMVEAGRSAGNVDQTISFLEGSIDSGFGGSSYVAAISAHALTRACAKIGKGCDLATRARAKLLEMATADTDGTKHWGSSGAVVSSPVADARVIPYGAETSTEVEATAYAVLALVGAGDTSGAYSGARWLLMRRNARGGFQSTQDTVVALEALGAYAAATFSDVASLSVTPATVGNFSPGTITIDESSFDLMQRFDAHGATEVLATVEGSGVALMQLEVTYNLETDPNPPEFELVVRAKATAVTEAATRRRRRGRSLLGNLFGSNDGGGGGGGEAETVSADDARATEVNACVKRIRPGVPLGMVLLDVGLFTGFAPDEDSLADIRVEGKGYVNRVDADDRKVVFYLENTDSSEACVIFQATKMHDVKNLQAATSTVQAYYHPERKGTAVTDSGDIEDISTSPRRGGLFLIDGRSPLEVVTSDGKVSEKARVGFFTSLLASILFWGLG